One region of Baekduia soli genomic DNA includes:
- a CDS encoding VOC family protein, which yields MTEQDRYIPGVPCWIDATEPDPEAAAAFYAGLFAWELEDVAPPEAPGRYFMARLPGGDVGAVGSQPEGAAAAATWNTYIWVQDADATAERVRAAGGRVLTEPFEVGDAGRTAVVADPEGAVFSLWQARRHRGAAVVNEPGSLNFNVLHTRDAGGAAAFYGAVFGWEPLPVGDGTAWALAGYGDVLEQRNPGMREGMAAMGAPARFEDVVASLLVMGDDEPGAAHWAVTFGVDDADAVAARATELGGRVVVAPFDAPWVRMAVLADPQGATFTASRFTPENKDL from the coding sequence ATGACCGAGCAGGACCGCTACATCCCCGGAGTGCCGTGCTGGATCGACGCGACCGAGCCCGACCCGGAGGCCGCCGCCGCCTTCTACGCCGGCCTGTTCGCCTGGGAGCTGGAGGACGTCGCGCCGCCCGAGGCCCCGGGCCGGTACTTCATGGCCCGCCTGCCGGGCGGCGACGTCGGCGCCGTCGGCTCGCAGCCCGAGGGCGCGGCGGCCGCCGCCACCTGGAACACCTACATCTGGGTGCAGGACGCCGACGCGACCGCCGAGAGGGTGCGCGCCGCAGGCGGCCGCGTGCTGACCGAGCCCTTCGAGGTCGGCGACGCCGGCCGCACCGCGGTCGTCGCCGATCCCGAGGGCGCCGTGTTCTCGCTGTGGCAGGCGCGCCGCCACCGGGGCGCCGCGGTCGTCAACGAGCCCGGCTCGCTGAACTTCAACGTCCTGCACACGCGCGACGCCGGGGGCGCCGCCGCGTTCTACGGCGCGGTCTTCGGCTGGGAGCCGCTGCCCGTCGGCGACGGCACCGCCTGGGCGCTGGCCGGGTACGGCGACGTCCTCGAGCAGCGCAACCCCGGCATGCGCGAGGGCATGGCCGCGATGGGGGCGCCGGCCCGCTTCGAGGACGTCGTCGCGAGCCTGCTGGTCATGGGCGACGACGAGCCCGGCGCCGCGCACTGGGCCGTCACGTTCGGCGTCGACGACGCCGACGCGGTGGCCGCACGGGCGACCGAGCTCGGCGGCCGCGTGGTCGTCGCGCCCTTCGACGCGCCCTGGGTCCGCATGGCGGTCCTCGCCGATCCGCAGGGCGCGACGTTCACCGCCAGCCGCTTCACGCCCGAGAACAAGGACCTCTAG
- a CDS encoding heavy metal translocating P-type ATPase yields MAADPATTATAVEHVELPITGMTCASCANRVERRLNGLEGVTATVNYATEKAAVAFDAATVAPEDLVAAVRAAGYDAALPSAGDDEPAQAGAEADETAPLRRRLLITAPLSLVVLVLSMISALQFDHWQWLALQLATPVVVWGAWPFHRAAWVNLRHGAATMDTLVSLGVLTAFVWSMYALFLGDAGTTGMKMRLSLSASGGDELYLEIASVVTSFLLAGRYFEARSKRRAGAALKALLQLGAKDVSVLGADGGERRIPVQELAVGQRFVVRPGEKVATDGVVVEGASAVDQSLLTGESVPVEKGPGDEIAGASVNAGGRLVVRATRVGADTALAQIARLVTEAQTGNAAVQRLADRISGVFVPVVIGIAIATLGFWLGSGADVKFALTSAVAVLIIACPCALGLATPTALLVGTGRGAQLGLLIKGPEVLESTRRVDTIVLDKTGTVTTGRMSLVDVVVADGTSRADALRIAGALEDASEHPIAQAVARAARDELGPLPAAEGFANREGLGVEGVVDGHGVQVGRPSLVAEWSLPVPSGLDAARHAAEQQGRTAVLAAWDGAVRALLVVADTVKPSSAEAVARLRGLGLRPVLLTGDNAATARAVAAEVGIDEVIAEVLPADKAAVIRRLQDEGRVVAMVGDGVNDAPALAQADLGLSIGTGTDVAIEASDLTLVSGDLRAAGDAIRLSRATLRTIQQNLTWAFGYNIAAIPLAAAGLLNPLIAGAAMGLSSLSVVANALRLRRFRSSYGAAPAERAS; encoded by the coding sequence ATGGCCGCCGATCCCGCCACGACCGCGACGGCCGTCGAGCACGTCGAGCTGCCGATCACCGGCATGACCTGCGCCTCGTGCGCGAACCGCGTCGAGCGCCGGCTCAACGGCCTCGAGGGCGTCACGGCCACCGTCAACTACGCGACGGAGAAGGCCGCGGTCGCGTTCGACGCTGCGACCGTGGCGCCGGAGGACCTCGTCGCCGCCGTCCGGGCCGCGGGCTACGACGCCGCGCTGCCCTCGGCCGGCGACGACGAGCCCGCGCAGGCCGGCGCCGAGGCCGACGAGACCGCGCCGCTGCGTCGCCGGCTGCTCATCACGGCCCCGCTCTCGCTCGTCGTGCTGGTGCTCTCCATGATCTCCGCGCTGCAGTTCGACCACTGGCAGTGGCTGGCGCTCCAGCTCGCCACGCCCGTCGTCGTCTGGGGCGCCTGGCCGTTCCACCGCGCCGCCTGGGTCAACCTGCGCCACGGTGCGGCCACGATGGACACGCTCGTCAGCCTCGGCGTGCTCACGGCCTTCGTGTGGTCGATGTACGCCCTGTTCCTCGGCGACGCCGGCACGACCGGCATGAAGATGCGCCTCAGCCTGTCGGCGTCGGGCGGCGACGAGCTCTACCTCGAGATCGCGTCGGTCGTCACCTCCTTCCTGCTGGCCGGCCGCTACTTCGAGGCGCGCTCCAAGCGCCGCGCCGGTGCCGCCCTGAAGGCGCTGCTGCAGCTCGGCGCCAAGGACGTCTCGGTGCTCGGCGCCGACGGCGGCGAGCGGCGGATCCCCGTGCAGGAGCTGGCGGTCGGGCAGCGGTTCGTCGTACGGCCCGGCGAGAAGGTCGCCACCGACGGCGTCGTGGTCGAGGGCGCCAGCGCCGTCGACCAGTCGCTGCTGACGGGCGAGTCCGTGCCCGTCGAGAAGGGCCCGGGCGACGAGATCGCCGGCGCCTCGGTCAACGCCGGCGGCCGCCTGGTCGTCCGCGCGACGAGGGTCGGCGCCGACACGGCGCTGGCCCAGATCGCGCGCCTGGTCACCGAGGCCCAGACCGGCAACGCCGCCGTCCAGCGCCTCGCCGACCGGATCTCCGGCGTGTTCGTCCCGGTCGTCATCGGGATCGCCATCGCCACGCTGGGCTTCTGGCTGGGCTCGGGCGCCGACGTGAAGTTCGCGCTGACCTCGGCCGTGGCCGTGCTGATCATCGCCTGCCCGTGCGCGCTCGGGCTGGCGACCCCGACCGCGCTGCTGGTCGGCACGGGGCGGGGCGCCCAGCTGGGGCTGCTCATCAAGGGCCCCGAGGTGCTCGAGTCCACGCGCCGGGTCGACACGATCGTGCTCGACAAGACCGGGACGGTCACCACCGGGCGCATGTCCCTCGTCGACGTGGTCGTCGCCGACGGGACCTCGCGGGCCGACGCGCTGCGGATCGCCGGTGCCCTGGAGGACGCCTCCGAGCACCCGATCGCGCAGGCCGTCGCCCGAGCCGCCCGGGACGAGCTGGGCCCGCTGCCCGCCGCCGAGGGCTTCGCCAACCGCGAGGGCCTGGGCGTCGAGGGCGTCGTCGACGGCCACGGCGTGCAGGTCGGCCGGCCGTCGCTCGTGGCCGAGTGGAGCCTGCCGGTCCCGTCCGGGCTGGACGCCGCGCGCCACGCCGCCGAGCAGCAGGGCCGCACCGCGGTCCTGGCCGCCTGGGACGGTGCGGTGCGCGCGCTGCTGGTCGTCGCCGACACCGTCAAGCCCAGCTCGGCCGAGGCCGTCGCCCGGCTGCGCGGGCTCGGCCTGCGCCCGGTGCTGCTGACCGGCGACAACGCGGCGACCGCCCGCGCGGTGGCGGCCGAGGTCGGCATCGACGAGGTCATCGCCGAGGTGCTGCCCGCCGACAAGGCCGCGGTCATCCGCCGCCTGCAGGACGAGGGCCGCGTCGTCGCGATGGTCGGCGACGGCGTCAACGACGCTCCCGCGCTCGCCCAGGCCGACCTCGGCCTGTCGATCGGGACCGGCACCGACGTGGCGATCGAGGCCAGCGACCTGACGCTGGTCTCCGGCGACCTGCGCGCGGCGGGCGACGCGATCCGCCTGTCGCGCGCGACGCTGCGCACGATCCAGCAGAACCTGACCTGGGCGTTCGGCTACAACATCGCCGCGATCCCGCTCGCCGCCGCCGGGCTGCTCAACCCGCTCATCGCCGGGGCCGCGATGGGCCTGTCGAGCCTCTCCGTGGTCGCCAACGCGCTGCGGCTGCGGCGGTTCCGGTCGTCCTACGGGGCGGCCCCGGCGGAGCGCGCGTCCTAG